In Neorhodopirellula lusitana, one genomic interval encodes:
- a CDS encoding AAA family ATPase has protein sequence MPNTPARGPINQASASNPDKGDAVDSQLDALISRIQSLSGDTPAADSSRQQATGPGGGAPTTVPPRPAPGQPANATPNPVAQRNPAQAPATPKPGVPGTPSPAPLPNPNPAAPEATSLRQRPPVPAGYQPNRDEPWRPCEPVSLQESRISETLLEAIIFRYVLNAGEAEGRRIADQVQLPFRLIEPILERMKKDQQVGYKSSTATNDYVYVLTEAGRAIARNHLNDSTYYGSCPVRLPDYISSIKSQSIEGQFPKRKDLLHAFSDLLINPKMLERLGPAIASGRGMFLFGFPGNGKTSIAERVTGAFGKYIWIPRSVDIDGDILRVFDPMNHVVSMPQASTGLLDSGSFDKRWVRIERPTIIAGGELTMEMLEVMNNTTSNISEAPLQMKSNCGTLVIDDFGRQKMSVDQLLNRWIVPLEKRYDFLNMASGKKIQVPFDQLVIFSTNLEPKDLVDDAFLRRIPYKIEVENPPEEDFRKLFEIMCKVTKIPYNFEAIDYLIKTHYLPVDRPFRNCQPRDLLLQVRNFCLYNDLEVELKKEYFDFACDNYFSVM, from the coding sequence ATGCCCAACACACCAGCCCGTGGTCCCATCAACCAAGCGTCGGCCAGTAATCCTGACAAGGGCGATGCAGTGGACAGCCAATTGGATGCTTTGATCAGCCGGATTCAGTCACTGAGCGGCGACACGCCTGCGGCCGACTCGTCAAGACAGCAAGCAACGGGTCCCGGAGGTGGTGCCCCCACAACCGTTCCCCCTCGGCCTGCCCCTGGTCAGCCCGCGAATGCCACGCCCAACCCAGTAGCTCAAAGAAATCCAGCCCAAGCACCCGCGACGCCAAAGCCAGGCGTCCCGGGAACACCGAGTCCCGCCCCTCTTCCCAACCCAAACCCAGCGGCACCCGAAGCAACATCACTACGCCAGCGACCTCCTGTTCCGGCCGGCTATCAACCCAATCGCGATGAACCTTGGCGTCCATGTGAACCAGTTAGCCTTCAAGAAAGCCGGATTAGCGAAACACTGCTGGAGGCGATTATTTTCCGCTATGTCCTAAACGCCGGCGAGGCGGAAGGCCGAAGAATCGCCGACCAAGTCCAACTTCCCTTCCGGTTGATTGAGCCGATCTTGGAGCGAATGAAGAAGGACCAACAAGTTGGCTACAAAAGTTCCACCGCGACAAACGATTATGTCTACGTGCTAACGGAAGCTGGTCGCGCGATCGCCCGGAACCACCTCAACGATTCAACCTACTATGGCAGTTGCCCGGTCCGACTGCCCGACTACATCAGCAGCATCAAGAGTCAGAGCATCGAGGGTCAATTCCCCAAACGCAAAGACCTGTTACATGCTTTCAGCGATCTACTAATCAACCCGAAAATGCTCGAACGACTCGGGCCAGCTATCGCCAGTGGCCGAGGCATGTTCTTGTTTGGGTTCCCTGGGAACGGCAAAACGTCCATTGCCGAACGGGTCACAGGAGCCTTTGGAAAGTACATTTGGATCCCACGATCGGTCGACATCGATGGCGACATCCTGCGTGTGTTTGACCCCATGAACCATGTCGTCAGCATGCCTCAAGCTTCCACGGGACTACTCGATTCGGGCAGTTTCGACAAACGCTGGGTTCGCATCGAACGCCCCACCATCATTGCCGGTGGTGAGCTGACGATGGAGATGCTGGAAGTGATGAACAACACGACTAGCAACATCAGTGAAGCACCGCTGCAAATGAAAAGCAATTGCGGGACACTGGTGATTGATGACTTCGGAAGACAAAAGATGTCCGTCGATCAATTACTCAATCGCTGGATCGTGCCACTGGAAAAACGCTACGACTTCTTGAACATGGCCAGCGGCAAAAAGATCCAAGTCCCGTTTGACCAACTGGTGATTTTCAGCACAAACCTGGAGCCGAAAGACCTGGTTGATGACGCCTTCTTGCGCCGGATTCCTTATAAAATCGAAGTTGAGAATCCGCCGGAAGAAGACTTCCGAAAACTATTCGAAATCATGTGTAAGGTCACCAAAATTCCTTATAACTTCGAAGCGATCGACTATCTGATCAAGACCCATTACCTGCCTGTTGATCGACCGTTTCGCAATTGCCAACCACGTGACTTGTTGCTGCAAGTTCGCAATTTCTGCCTCTACAATGACCTCGAAGTGGAACTCAAAAAGGAGTACTTCGACTTCGCTTGCGACAACTATTTCTCCGTGATGTAA
- a CDS encoding dihydrofolate reductase — protein sequence MLIAIVASTPDGVIGLDQSMPWRLSTDLKRFKKLTMGGKLVMGRKTFESIGRPLPGRETWVLTRNADWSVPGVKTITDPSDIDRAAENEDIFIVGGGEIYRQWLPKCQQLWWTRVWASVPGDTKVDLPLSEFTTTSQTSIPMTAKDDYPTDWLRMRRKN from the coding sequence ATGTTAATCGCCATTGTTGCCTCCACACCCGATGGTGTGATCGGCTTGGACCAGTCGATGCCCTGGCGTTTGTCGACCGATTTGAAGCGATTCAAAAAGCTGACGATGGGCGGCAAGCTGGTCATGGGACGCAAGACATTTGAGTCCATCGGTAGGCCGCTTCCCGGACGGGAGACCTGGGTTCTGACCCGGAATGCAGATTGGTCAGTGCCCGGTGTGAAGACCATCACGGATCCCAGTGACATTGATCGGGCAGCCGAAAACGAAGACATCTTCATCGTCGGTGGTGGCGAAATTTATCGCCAGTGGCTCCCCAAGTGTCAGCAACTTTGGTGGACTCGGGTGTGGGCCAGTGTCCCAGGCGATACCAAGGTGGACCTGCCGTTATCGGAATTCACGACGACCTCGCAAACTAGCATTCCGATGACCGCGAAAGATGACTACCCGACCGATTGGTTGCGCATGCGCCGCAAAAACTAG